In a genomic window of Saccharomyces paradoxus chromosome X, complete sequence:
- the CCT8 gene encoding chaperonin-containing T-complex subunit CCT8 (Subunit of the cytosolic chaperonin Cct ring complex~similar to YJL008C), translating to MSLRLPQNPNAGLFKQGYNSYSNADGQINKSIAAIRELHQMCLTSMGPCGRNKIIVNHLGKIIITNDAATMLRELDIVHPAVKVLVMATEQQKIDMGDGTNLVMILAGELLNVSEKLISMGLSAVEIIQGYNMARKFTLKELDEMVVGEITDKNDKNELLKMIKPVISSKKYGSEDILSELVSEAVSHVLPASQKAGEIPYFNVDSIRVVKIMGGSLSNSTVIKGMVFNREPEGHVKSLSEHEKHKVAVFTCPLDIANTETKGTVLLHNAQEMLDFSKGEEKQIDAMMKEIADMGVECIVAGAGVGELALHYLNRYGILVLKVPSKFELRRLCRVCGATPLPRLGAPTPEELGLVETVKTMEIGGDRVTVFKQEQGEISRTSTIILRGATQNNLDDIERAIDDGVAAVKGLMKPSGGKLLPGAGATEIELISRITKYGERTPGLLQLAIKQFAVAFEVVPRTLAETAGLDVNEVLPNLYAAHNVTEPGAVKTDHLYKGVDIDGESDEGVKDIREESIYDMLATKKFAINVATEAATTVLSIDQIIMAKKAGGPRAPQGPRPGNWDQED from the coding sequence ATGTCACTAAGATTACCACAAAATCCTAACGCGGGATTGTTCAAACAAGGCTATAACAGTTACTCCAACGCCGATGGGCAAATTAATAAATCAATTGCGGCCATTCGCGAATTGCATCAAATGTGTTTGACTTCAATGGGACCGTGTGGTAGAAACAAGATCATTGTTAACCACCTTGGTAAAATCATTATCACCAATGACGCAGCCACTATGCTAAGAGAACTAGATATTGTCCATCCCGCAGTGAAGGTCCTCGTAATGGCGACCGAACAACAGAAGATCGATATGGGAGATGGTACGAATTTAGTTATGATTTTAGCTGGCGAATTATTGAATGTGTCAGAAAAACTGATTTCAATGGGCTTATCCGCCGTTGAGATTATTCAAGGTTACAATATGGCAAGAAAATTTACTTTGAAAGAACTAGATGAAATGGTTGTTGGTGAAATTACCGACAAGAATGACAAAAAtgaacttttgaaaatgattaAACCAGTCATTTCCTCCAAAAAGTACGGATCAGAAGATATATTAAGTGAACTTGTTTCTGAAGCTGTATCTCATGTTCTACCAGCTTCTCAAAAAGCTGGAGAAATCCCCTACTTTAATGTTGATTCCATCAGGGTAGTAAAGATTATGGGTGGATCACTCTCCAATTCCACCGTTATCAAGGGGATGGTTTTCAATCGTGAGCCTGAAGGTCATGTAAAATCATTATCCGAACATGAAAAGCATAAAGTCGCGGTTTTCACTTGCCCGCTGGACATAGCTAATACTGAAACGAAAGGTACTGTTCTATTACATAACGCACAGGAAATGTTGGATTTTTCTAAGGGCgaagaaaagcaaatagATGCCATGATGAAAGAGATTGCCGACATGGGTGTAGAATGTATTGTTGCAGGTGCTGGTGTTGGTGAATTGGCATTACATTATTTGAATAGATATGGTATACTAGTTCTGAAAGTGCCAAGTAAATTCGAATTAAGAAGACTATGTCGCGTTTGCGGGGCTACTCCATTGCCTAGATTAGGTGCGCCAACTCCCGAAGAATTAGGTTTAGTAGAAACTGTTAAGACAATGGAGATAGGTGGTGATAGAGTAACTGTGTTCAAACAAGAGCAAGGtgaaatttcaagaacATCTACTATTATTTTAAGAGGTGCCACACAAAATAATTTGgatgatattgaaagaGCCATTGATGATGGTGTTGCAGCGGTTAAGGGACTAATGAAGCCATCAGGTGGTAAGTTGTTGCCTGGTGCAGGTGCTACCGAAATTGAATTGATTTCTAGGATAACCAAGTATGGTGAACGAACACCTGGATTACTACAGTTGGCTATAAAACAGTTTGCCGTGGCTTTTGAAGTGGTCCCTCGTACCCTAGCGGAGACCGCTGGTCTTGACGTTAATGAAGTACTACCAAACTTATACGCTGCACATAACGTTACCGAACCTGGTGCAGTTAAGACAGACCACTTATATAAGGGTGTGGATATTGATGGTGAATCCGATGAAGGTGTAAAGGATATCAGGGAGGAAAGTATTTATGACATGCTTGCAACGAAAAAATTTGCTATCAACGTCGCTACGGAGGCTGCCACTACTGTGCTTTCCATTGACCAAATTATCATGGCAAAGAAGGCTGGTGGTCCAAGAGCTCCTCAAGGTCCAAGACCAGGTAACTGGGACCAGGAAGACTGA
- the CTK2 gene encoding Ctk2p (Beta subunit of C-terminal domain kinase I (CTDK-I)~similar to YJL006C), whose translation MPNTFETQLFFSRPFLSKRQIQRAQKNTISDYRNYNQKKLAVFKFLSDLCVQLKFPRKTLETAVYFYQRYHLFNRFETEVCYTVATSCLTLGCKEVETIKKTNDICTLSLRLRNVVKINTEILENFKKRVFQIELRILESCSFDYRVNNHVHIDEYVIKIGRELSFDYKLCNLAWIIAYDALKLETILVIPQHSIALAILKIAYELLDNKNWSSKRYSLFETDEKSVNEAYFDIVNFYINSFDMCDLQRHLPAGILPVGVERFMELKKNAGPESGLPQIADHLLNADSFLTITRDNNVQERRYVLSLDLLNGESSIVNSTKHA comes from the coding sequence ATGCCTAACACTTTTGAAACacagctttttttttcgagaCCCTTTCTGTCTAAAAGGCAAATTCAAAGAGCTCAAAAGAACACAATATCGGACTATCGAAATTACAACCAGAAGAAACTAGCTGTGTTCAAGTTTCTAAGTGATTTGTGCGTTCAGTTGAAATTTCCGCGGAAGACTTTAGAGACTgcagtatatttttatcagAGATATCACCTTTTCAATCGCTTCGAAACTGAGGTTTGCTACACTGTAGCGACAAGCTGCCTAACTTTGGGTTGCAAAGAAGTTGAGACaattaaaaaaactaaCGATATATGTACTTTATCCTTACGATTAAGGAATGTGGTCAAAATTAATACGGagattttggaaaatttcaaaaaaagggtATTTCAAATAGAACTTCGAATACTAGAGTCGTGCTCATTCGATTATAGAGTTAACAATCACGTTCATATTGATGAATATGTTATAAAAATTGGTAGGGAACTATCTTTTGACTATAAGCTATGCAATCTGGCTTGGATAATTGCTTATGATGCTCTGAAACTAGAAACCATCTTAGTCATACCCCAACATTCCATAGCATTggcaattttgaaaatagcGTATGAATTACTAGATAACAAGAACTGGTCAAGTAAAAGATATTCGTTATTTGAAACAGATGAAAAATCCGTAAATGAAGCTTATTTTGATATAGTGAATTTTTATATCAATTCATTCGACATGTGTGATTTACAACGTCATTTACCGGCGGGTATACTGCCGGTTGGTGTTGAAAGGTTTATggaactgaaaaaaaatgcaggACCAGAATCCGGCTTACCGCAAATAGCTGACCACCTGTTGAATGCCGATTCTTTTCTCACTATTACTAGGGATAATAATgttcaagaaagaagatacgTGCTTTCATTGGACCTACTTAATGGCGAGTCCAGCATAGTCAACTCTACCAAACACGCATAG
- the CYR1 gene encoding adenylate cyclase (Adenylate cyclase~similar to YJL005W) codes for MSSKPHTGLETSGPQGQQEQEQQTEQSSPTEAHDRGVHDEVPKIKKHNEQNSGHKSRRNSAYSYYSPRSLSMTKSRENSTPNGMDDVNIPNVEHPRPTEPKMKRGPYLLKKTLSSLSMTSASSNHDDNKDHGYALNSSKTHNYPSTHSHHDAHHDHHHVQFFPNRKQSFAESLFKRFSGSNNHDGNKSGKENKVANLSLSTVNPAPANRKPSKDSTLSNHLADNVPNALRRKVSSLVRGSSVHDINSSVADKQARPKVVAQSENTLHSSDVPNSKRSHRKSFLLGSTSSSSSRRGSNVSSMTNSDSASMATSGSHVLHHNVSNVSPTTKSKDSVNSESADHTNNNKSEKVASGHNDNIPENPSSENKREALVPTIEKPVAYKPSLFRLDTNLEDVTDITKTVPPTAVNSTLNSTHGTETASPKTVIMPEGPRKSVSMADLSVAAAAAPNSEFTSTSDDRSQWVAPQSWDVETKRKKTKPKGRSKSRRASIDADELDPMSPEPLSKKDSHYRKSRHHRRHRDRKDNESLVTGGDSNSSFVDVCKENIPNEGKTAVDSKSVNRLRSNLAMSPPSIRYAPSNLDGDYDTSSTSSSLPSSSISSGDTSSCSDSSSYTNAYTEANGDQDTKAPILNKTKSYTKKFTSSSVNMNSPDGAQSSGLLLQDEKDDEVECQLEHYYKDFSDLDPKRHYAIRIFNTDDTFTTLSCTPATTVEEIIPALKRKFNITAQGNFQISLKVGKLSKILRPTSKPILIERKLLLLNGYRKSDPLHIMGIEDLSFVFKFLFHPVTPSHFTPEQEQRIMRSEFVHVDLRNMDLTTPPIIFYQHTSEIESLDVSNNANIFLPLEFIESSIKLLSLRMVNIRASKFPSNITEAYKLVSLELQRNFIRKVPNSIMKLGNLTILNLQCNELESLPAGFVELKNLQLLDLSSNKFMHYPEVINHCTNLLQIDLSYNKIQSLPPSCKRLVKLAKMNLSHNKLNFIGDLSEMTSLRTLNLRYNRISSIKTNASNLQNLFLTDNRISNFEDTLPKLRALEIQENPITSISFKDFYPKNMTSLTLNKAQLSSIPGELLTKLSFLEKLELNQNNLTRLPQEISKLTKLVFLSVARNKLEYIPPELSQLKSLRTLDLHSNNIRDFVDGMENLELTSLNISSNAFGNSSLENSFYHNMSYGSKLSKSLMFFIAADNQFDDAMWPLFNCFVNLKVLNLSYNNFSDISHMKLESITELYLSGNKLTTLSGDTVLKWSSLKTLMLNSNQMLSLPAELSNLSQLSVFDVGANQLKYNISNYHYDWNWRNNKELKYLNFSGNRRFEIKSFISHDIDADLSDLTVLPQLKVLGLMDVTLNTTKVPDENVNFRLRTTASIINGMRYGVADTLGQRDYVSSRDVTFERFRGNDDECLLCLHDSKNQNADYGHNISRIVRDIYDKILIRQLERYGDDTDDNIKTALRFSFLQLNKEINGMLNSVDNGADVANLSYADLLSGACSTVIYIREKKLFAANLGDCMAILSKNNGDYQTLTKQHLPTKREEYERIRISGGYVNNGKLDGVVDVSRAVGFFDLLPHIHASPDISVVTLTKADEMLIVATHKLWEYMDVDTVCDIARENSTDPLRAAAELKDHAMAYGCTENITILCLALYENVQQQNRFTLNKNSLMTRRSTFEDTTLRRLQPEISPPTGNLAMVFTDIKSSTFLWELFPNAMRTAIKTHNDIMRRQLRIYGGYEVKTEGDAFMVAFPTPTSGLTWCLSVQLKLLDAQWPEEITSVQDGCQVTDRNGNIIYQGLSVRMGIHWGCPVPELDLVTQRMDYLGPMVNKAARVQGVADGGQIAMSSDFYSEFNKIMKYHERVVKGKESLKEVYGEEIIGEVLEREIAMLESIGWAFFDFGEHKLKGLETKELVTIAYPKILASRHEFASEDEQSKLINETMLFRLRVISNRLESIMSALSGGFIELDSRTEGSYIKFNPKVENGIMQSISEKDALLFFDHVITRIESSVVLLHLRQQRSSGLEICRNDKTSAQSNIFNVVDELLEITKNLKDLSP; via the coding sequence ATGTCATCAAAACCTCATACCGGTTTGGAAACTTCTGGCCCCCAGGGAcagcaagaacaagaacaacagACGGAGCAGAGCTCACCCACGGAAGCACATGATAGAGGCGTTCATGATGAGGTACCAAAAATCAAGAAGCATAACGAACAAAATAGTGGGCACAAATCAAGGAGGAATAGTGCATATAGTTATTATAGCCCACGATCGCTTTCCATGACCAAAAGCAGGGAGAATAGTACTCCGAATGGCATGGATGATGTGAATATTCCGAACGTAGAACATCCAAGACCCACAGAAccgaaaatgaaaagggGTCCGTATCTGCTGAAGAAAACATTAAGTAGTCTTTCGATGACTAGCGCGAGTAGTAATCatgatgataataaagACCACGGTTACGCTTTGAATTCTTCCAAGACGCACAACTATCCGTCTACTCATAGCCATCATGACGCTCATCATGATCATCATCATGTTCAGTTTTTTCCTAATAGGAAGCAATCATTTGCAGAAAGCTTATTCAAAAGGTTTTCAGGGTCAAACAATCATGACGGCAATAAGTCAGGAAAGGAGAATAAAGTTGCTAACCTATCCCTTTCGACAGTGAACCCCGCACCTGCTAATAGGAAACCTTCTAAAGATTCTACTCTATCTAACCACTTGGCGGATAATGTGCCGAACGCTCTACGAAGGAAGGTGTCCTCATTAGTTCGTGGGTCTTCTGTCCATGATATAAATAGTAGTGTTGCAGATAAACAAGCCAGACCAAAGGTTGTTGCACAATCAGAAAATACATTACATTCGTCCGATGTCCCCAATAGCAAACGCTCACacagaaaaagttttttgcTAGGTTCTACGTCATCTTCAAGCAGTAGAAGAGGTTCGAACGTTAGCTCAATGACTAATAGTGACAGTGCAAGTATGGCGACGTCGGGTAGCCATGTTCTCCATCATAACGTATCTAATGTTTCTCCAACTACTAAAAGCAAAGACAGCGTTAACAGTGAATCCGCCGATCAcactaataataataaatccGAAAAAGTGGCCTCAGGGCATAATGACAACATTCCGGAAAATCCTAGTTCTGAAAACAAACGCGAAGCCCTAGTGCCTACTATAGAAAAACCCGTTGCATATAAACCATCCCTTTTCAGGTTAGATACAAACCTTGAGGACGTCACTGATATTACAAAGACAGTACCTCCCACAGCTGTCAATTCTACACTAAATTCTACACACGGTACCGAGACTGCCTCACCTAAGACGGTGATTATGCCTGAGGGCCCAAGGAAATCAGTGTCGATGGCTGATCTCTCcgttgctgctgctgccgCACCTAATAGCGAATTTACATCAACTTCGGATGATAGATCACAATGGGTAGCACCTCAGAGCTGGGATGTGGAAaccaaaaggaaaaaaacaaaacctAAAGGGAGATCGAAATCAAGAAGAGCAAGTATAGATGCTGATGAACTTGACCCCATGTCACCGGAACCATTGTCAAAAAAAGACTCTCATTATCGTAAGAGTCGTCATCACCGTCGCCATCGCGATCGAAAGGATAATGAGTCGCTGGTCACTGGGGGCGACAGTAATTCAAGCTTTGTTGATGTATGTAAGGAAAACATTCCAAATGAAGGCAAGACTGCGGTTGATTCTAAATCTGTAAACCGCCTCAGAAGTAATTTGGCTATGAGTCCCCCAAGTATACGATATGCTCCATCGAATTTAGACGGAGACTACGACACGTCATCGACTTCCTCATCTTTACCATCCTCATCAATTAGTTCAGGAGATACATCTTCTTGCAGCGATTCCTCTTCATACACTAATGCGTATACGGAAGCTAACGGAGATCAGGATACAAAAGCACCGATCTTGAATAAAACGAAATCATACACCAAGAAATTTACATCTTCTTCAGTAAATATGAATTCACCAGATGGTGCTCAGAGTTCTGGATTATTACTACAAGATGAGAAGGACGACGAAGTCGAGTGTCAACTGGAACATTACTATAAAGACTTTAGTGATTTAGATCCAAAGAGGCACTATGCAATTCGTATTTTCAATACCGACGACACTTTTACAACCCTGTCATGTACTCCAGCAACTACCGTTGAAGAGATAATTCCTGCgctaaaaagaaaattcaacaTTACAGCGCAGGggaattttcaaatttctttgaaagtagGAAAGCTGtcgaaaattttgagaCCAACTTCAAAACCAATTTTAATTGAAAGAAAGCTTTTACTTTTGAACGGTTATCGAAAATCAGACCCGCTGCATATTATGGGTATAGAAGATCTGAGTTTcgttttcaaatttctctttcatCCTGTCACACCTTCTCACTTTACACctgaacaagaacaaagaataATGAGAAGTGAATTTGTTCATGTAGATTTAAGGAATATGGATTTGACTACACCTCCCATCATTTTTTACCAGCATACATCGGAAATAGAGAGTTTAGACGTATCTAATAATGCGAACATATTCTTACCTCTGGAGTTCATTGAAAGCTCAATAAAACTATTAAGTTTGAGAATGGTTAACATCAGAGCATCTAAATTTCCTTCTAATATCACCGAGGCGTATAAACTAGTATCATTGGAATTACAGAGAAATTTCATAAGGAAAGTTCCGAACTCAATCATGAAACTGGGTAATTTAACGATATTAAACCTTCAATGTAATGAGCTTGAAAGCCTACCAGCTGGGTTTGTTGAACTGAAAAATCTGCAATTATTAGATTTGTCTTCAAACAAGTTCATGCACTACCCAGAAGTCATTAACCACTGCACCAATCTTTTACAAATAGACTTATCGTATAATAAAATTCAAAGCTTACCACCGTCTTGTAAGCGGCTAGTAAAACTTGCGAAGATGAACCTTTCTCATaacaaattgaattttATAGGCGATTTATCGGAAATGACAAGTTTGAGAACGTTGAACTTGAGATATAACAGAATATCATCAATTAAGACCAATGCATCTAATTTGCAGAACCTTTTTTTAACAGATAATAGAATTTCCAACTTCGAGGATACTTTGCCGAAACTAAGAGCCCTTGAAATTCAAGAGAATCCAATCACTTCTATATCCTTTAAGGATTTTTATCCCAAGAACATGACAAGTTTGACGTTGAACAAGGCACAGTTGTCGAGTATTCCTGGAGAATTACTCACCAAActatcttttcttgagaAACTTGAACTAAATCAGAATAATTTAACTAGACTGCCACAGGAGATATCCAAGTTGACTAAACTAGTTTTCCTTTCCGTAGCGAGAAACAAACTAGAGTATATCCCGCCTGAGTTATCTCAGCTAAAAAGTTTAAGGACATTAGACCTACATTCCAACAACATAAGAGATTTTGTCGATGGTATGGAAAACCTCGAACTAACGTCATTGAATATTTCATCGAATGCGTTCGGTAATTCCAGTTTAGAAAACTCATTTTACCATAATATGTCATACGGGTCAAAGTTATCTAAAAGCCTGATGTTTTTTATTGCTGCAGACAATCAATTTGATGATGCTATGTGGCCACTTTTTAACTGCTTTGTCAATCTGAAAGTGTTAAATCTTTCTTACAACAATTTCTCAGATATATCGCACATGAAACTTGAAAGCATTACCGAATTATACCTCTCCGGTAATAAGCTTACGACATTATCAGGTGATACAGTATTAAAGTGGAGCTCTTTAAAGACCTTAATGTTGAATAGTAACCAAATGTTATCTTTGCCTGCCGAATTATCGAACCTGTCACAGCTAAGCGTATTTGATGTTGGAGCTAATCAATTAAAGTATAACATATCAAACTATCATTATGATTGGAACTGGAGGAATAATAAAGAACTAAAAtacttgaatttttcaggtAATCgaagatttgaaataaAGTCGTTTATAAGTCACGATATTGATGCTGACTTGTCAGATCTGACTGTATTACCTCAATTAAAGGTACTGGGTTTAATGGACGTAACTTTAAATACTACTAAAGTACCGGATGAAAATGTTAATTTCCGTTTAAGAACGACTGCATCGATAATAAATGGGATGCGCTATGGTGTTGCTGATACGTTGGGTCAAAGAGACTATGTATCATCCCGTGATGttacttttgaaagatttcGTGGGAACGACGACGAGTGCTTACTATGCCTTCATGACAGTAAAAACCAAAATGCTGATTACGGCCATAATATATCAAGAATTGTTAGAGATATCTATGACAAAATACTAATCAGACAACTCGAAAGGTACGGAGACGATACGGATGACAATATAAAAACCGCACTTCGTTTCAGTTTTTTGCAACTGAATAAGGAGATCAATGGGATGCTAAATTCCGTTGATAATGGTGCTGACGTTGCCAATCTTTCGTATGCAGATTTGCTAAGTGGTGCTTGCTCTACTGTGATATATATcagggaaaaaaaacttttcgCTGCAAATCTAGGTGACTGTATGGCAATTCTATCAAAAAACAATGGTGACTACCAAACACTAACCAAACAACATCTCCCAACAAAGAGAGAAGAATACGAGAGGATCAGAATATCTGGTGGATATGTCAACAATGGAAAATTAGATGGTGTTGTAGATGTATCTAGAGCAGTcggattttttgatttgctTCCTCACATTCATGCCTCTCCCGATATTTCTGTCGTAACTTTAACGAAAGCAGACGAGATGCTTATTGTAGCAACGCATAAATTATGGGAATACATGGACGTAGATACAGTTTGTGATATCGCACGTGAAAATAGTACCGATCCGCTGCGTGCCGCAGCTGAGTTGAAGGATCATGCCATGGCTTATGGCTGTACAGAGAATATTACGATTCTGTGCCTTGCTCTTTACGAAAACGTCCAGCAACAAAATCGGTTCACTCTGaataaaaattctttgatgACTAGGAGAAGTACTTTCGAAGATACTACATTAAGAAGACTTCAACCTGAGATTTCCCCGCCAACAGGTAACTTAGCAATGGTTTTCACTGATATTAAAAGTTCAACTTTTTTGTGGGAGCTATTCCCTAACGCAATGAGGACCGCAATAAAAACTCACAATGATATCATGCGTCGTCAACTACGGATTTACGGTGGTTACGAGGTAAAGACAGAGGGTGACGCCTTTATGGTGGCATTTCCTACACCAACTAGTGGCCTGACATGGTGTCTAAGTGTCCAATTAAAGCTTTTGGATGCACAATGGCCGGAAGAGATTACCTCAGTTCAAGACGGCTGCCAAGTTACAGATAGAAATGGTAACATTATTTATCAAGGCCTATCAGTTAGGATGGGTATTCATTGGGGTTGCCCAGTTCCAGAGCTTGATTTAGTGACTCAAAGAATGGACTATTTGGGGCCGATGGTCAATAAGGCAGCGAGGGTTCAAGGTGTCGCTGACGGTGGCCAGATTGCAATGAGTAGTGATTTTTATTCCGAATTCAACAAGATAATGAAATATCATGAACGAGTAGTGAAAGGCAAAGAATCGCTCAAGGAAGTTTATGGTGAGGAAATTATTGGAGAGGTTCTTGAAAGGGAAATTGCAATGCTTGAAAGCATTGGTTGGGCATTTTTTGACTTTGGTGAGCATAAGCTGAAGGGACTTGAAACCAAAGAACTTGTCACTATTGCATATCCTAAGATTCTTGCTTCCAGACACGAGTTTGCATCTGAAGATGAACAGTCAAAACTAATCAATGAAACCATGTTATTTCGCTTGAGAGTTATTTCAAATAGACTAGAATCTATAATGTCAGCTTTAAGCGGTGGCTTTATTGAACTAGATTCTCGAACAGAGGGAAGTTATATTAAATTTAACCCTAAGGTAGAAAATGGTATTATGCAATCGATTTCAGAGAAGGATGCgctgttattttttgatcatGTAATTACTAGGATCGAATCCAGTGTGGTACTGTTACACCTACGGCAGCAGAGGTCTTCAGGACTGGAAATTTGCAGAAATGATAAAACATCTGCTCAAAGCAACATTTTCAATGTTGTTGACGAGCTTCTAGAAATAACTAAGAACCTAAAGGATTTATCCCCTTGA
- the SYS1 gene encoding Sys1p (Integral membrane protein of the Golgi~similar to YJL004C) codes for MISIRRYLRVPNELKPSQIFKQDSLSPSKIGLQIVLLQIFYYTTATVLFYCWGKLAGYDLDVKGWLFSWENIDFTNAYGLSISLLWLLDSLICVFFLTVIVGRSKLAWDFAITIHAINFIVVFLYTRKFPSFSWFFLQILSSLILIFLGTWTTRWRELRDTFFDGLVDPNEGESRLAASSQQRSDHLISRQSPIQLKDLESQI; via the coding sequence ATGATTTCGATAAGAAGGTATTTGCGAGTGCCGAATGAGTTGAAACCTTCTCAGATCTTCAAACAAGATTCTCTTTCCCCGAGTAAAATTGGACTTCAAATCGTCCTTTTGCAAATTTTCTATTACACTACAGCCACTGTTCTTTTCTATTGCTGGGGGAAATTAGCGGGTTATGATCTCGATGTCAAGGGATGGCTGTTTTCCTGGGAAAATATCGACTTTACTAACGCATATGGTCTATCAATATCACTGTTATGGCTTCTGGATTCATTGATatgtgtttttttcttaacaGTTATCGTTGGTCGGAGTAAACTCGCTTGGGACTTTGCCATCACTATACATGCCATCAATTTTATCGTCGTGTTTCTCTATACGAGGAAATttccttccttttcctggttttttcttcaaattttatCATCCTTAATACTGATATTTTTGGGGACTTGGACAACGAGATGGAGAGAGCTTAGAGACACCTTTTTCGATGGCTTGGTTGATCCTAATGAAGGAGAAAGCCGACTGGCTGCGTCGAGTCAACAGCGTAGTGATCACTTAATATCGAGGCAATCACCGATACAACTTAAAGACCTGGAGAGCCAGATATGA
- the COX16 gene encoding Cox16p (Mitochondrial inner membrane protein~similar to YJL003W), producing the protein MSFGGKKFRSRRQQLAYEASLAGRYKKALSKHPFLFFGLPFCATIVLGSFWLSNFTAIKYEQGDRKVQEINEEDILKLRKNQREFDIKEEYYRLQGLSEEDWEPVRVARLKDESENVW; encoded by the coding sequence ATGTCGTTTGGCgggaaaaaattcaggTCTAGAAGACAGCAGTTAGCATATGAAGCATCTTTGGCGGGGCGATATAAGAAAGCATTGAGTAAGCACCCCTTTCTATTCTTTGGTTTACCATTTTGTGCAACAATAGTATTAGGTTCCTTTTGGTTGTCAAACTTTACAGCGATCAAGTATGAGCAAGGAGATCGTAAAGTTCAGGAAATTAATGAAGAGGATATCTTGAAACTAaggaaaaatcaaagagaattcgacataaaagaagaatattacCGTTTACAAGGTCTTTCTGAGGAGGATTGGGAGCCTGTACGCGTAGCCAGGTTAAAGGATGAATCGGAGAATGTCTGGTAA